One stretch of Pseudodesulfovibrio senegalensis DNA includes these proteins:
- a CDS encoding acetate/propionate family kinase, with protein MKILVVNCGSSSLKYSLLDMKTKTPLASGVVERIGDTTGTITHKIRGTKSKMEESLPIPDHAVALRLAVKRLCSTEYGVVSDVTEIDAVGHRVVQGGETFKGPAVITDAVIDTIRQNTPLAPLHGPANLTGIEVAREIFDKTPHVAVFDTEFHQTMPPKSFMYALPYHMYEDLKIRRYGFHGTSHRYVARTAAEHMGMPPDKARIITAHLGNGSSMAAVDRGKCVDTSMGLTPLAGLMMGTRCGDVDPALHAYLADNTDMSIRDIDATLNKQSGFKGICGMSDMRDIHAARDKGDARAQLAFEMFCHQVKKYIGAYLAVLGGADAVVFTAGIGENDDLVRQEVCSGLETLGIQLDPAANKGRKTEPGSVHRDESPVQIWVIPTDEELEIALASSAALR; from the coding sequence ATGAAAATACTTGTGGTCAATTGCGGCAGCTCATCGCTGAAATACAGCCTGCTGGACATGAAAACCAAAACACCCCTTGCGTCGGGCGTGGTGGAGCGGATCGGCGATACGACCGGAACCATCACACACAAGATCCGCGGCACGAAAAGCAAGATGGAAGAATCCCTGCCAATTCCCGACCATGCCGTGGCTCTCAGGCTGGCGGTGAAACGGTTATGCAGCACTGAATACGGCGTTGTCTCGGACGTGACGGAAATCGACGCCGTGGGACACCGAGTGGTTCAGGGCGGGGAAACGTTCAAAGGCCCGGCTGTGATCACTGATGCGGTCATCGACACCATACGCCAAAACACCCCCCTGGCCCCTTTGCACGGCCCGGCCAATCTGACCGGCATCGAGGTAGCACGGGAAATCTTTGACAAGACCCCGCATGTAGCTGTATTCGATACCGAATTTCATCAGACAATGCCGCCGAAATCCTTTATGTACGCCCTGCCGTACCACATGTACGAAGATCTGAAGATCCGTCGCTACGGATTTCACGGAACATCGCACCGCTATGTGGCCCGAACCGCAGCCGAACACATGGGGATGCCGCCGGACAAGGCCCGAATCATCACCGCGCACCTCGGCAACGGCAGCTCCATGGCGGCGGTGGACAGGGGAAAATGCGTGGACACCAGCATGGGCCTCACCCCGCTGGCCGGACTGATGATGGGCACGCGCTGCGGCGATGTGGACCCGGCTCTGCACGCATACCTTGCCGACAACACGGACATGTCCATCCGGGACATTGACGCCACGCTCAATAAGCAGAGCGGATTCAAAGGCATTTGCGGCATGAGCGACATGCGCGACATCCACGCGGCACGCGACAAGGGAGACGCCAGGGCGCAACTGGCCTTCGAGATGTTCTGCCATCAGGTGAAAAAATACATCGGAGCGTATCTTGCCGTTCTGGGCGGGGCCGACGCCGTGGTTTTCACTGCGGGCATAGGCGAAAACGACGACCTCGTCAGGCAAGAAGTATGTTCTGGCCTGGAAACACTGGGTATCCAGTTGGATCCGGCCGCCAACAAAGGGAGAAAAACGGAGCCGGGCTCCGTTCACCGGGACGAAAGCCCCGTTCAAATATGGGTAATCCCCACTGACGAAGAACTTGAAATCGCACTGGCATCTTCTGCTGCACTACGCTAA
- the pta gene encoding phosphate acetyltransferase — MSKSLYISATEARSGKSAVVLGIMQLLMAHIRKVAVFRPIISDNDARDHDIDLILRQFKLNMPYERTYAYKLGEAKRMLNEGKQALLLENTLNKFKELEAEYDFVLCEGTDYLGGEAALEFEMNSSIVSNLGCPVLAVVNGQKKDAEEILESTLSTIETFEEKGLEVMAVIINRTGPDVPTSLEDDIRNRIGSKHSLLVYAIPDEKSLGNPTINDVVKWLDAQVLYGHGRLDTQVEDILVAAMHISNYLEYLGEGSLIVTPGDRSDIVLASLASRLSSSYPDISGIVLTGGLQPPANVHRLIEGWTGVPVPILSVPGHTYKSAQILNGLHGTIDPENPMKIASALGLFESCVNTEELRSRMVSTESRRITPLMFEYTLIEKAKIKRQRIVLPEGSSNRILEATDILTRRGVAQIILLGDPDAVRKQASDIGANLGDAQIIDPAKSEHFDDYVRTYMEARKHKGVTRDTAHDRMSDPTYFATMMVHKGHADGMVSGSITTTAQTIRPAFEFVKTKPGASIVSSVFLMCQNDRVLVYGDCAVNPNPGAEQLAEIAINSAETASIFGIDPKVAMLSYSTGDSGTGADVEKVIEATRMAREKAPQLAIEGPLQYDAAIDPEVASTKLPGSTVAGHATVFIFPDLNTGNNTYKAVQRSVPGSVAIGPVLQGLNKPVNDLSRGCTVRDIVNTVAITAIQSQAEAANKDA; from the coding sequence TGAACATGCCCTATGAACGCACCTATGCCTACAAACTGGGCGAGGCCAAGCGCATGCTCAATGAAGGCAAACAGGCACTGCTGCTCGAAAACACGCTCAACAAATTCAAAGAACTGGAGGCAGAGTACGATTTCGTGCTCTGCGAAGGCACCGATTACCTCGGCGGCGAGGCTGCTCTGGAATTTGAAATGAACTCATCCATCGTGAGCAATCTCGGTTGCCCGGTGCTGGCCGTTGTCAACGGCCAGAAAAAAGACGCCGAGGAAATCCTCGAATCCACCTTGAGCACTATTGAGACTTTCGAGGAAAAGGGACTCGAAGTCATGGCCGTGATCATCAACCGCACAGGCCCGGACGTTCCGACCTCGCTGGAAGACGACATTCGCAACAGGATAGGGTCAAAACATTCGCTGCTTGTGTATGCCATCCCCGACGAAAAAAGCCTTGGCAACCCCACGATCAACGACGTGGTCAAATGGCTGGACGCCCAGGTGCTCTATGGCCATGGCAGGCTGGACACGCAGGTGGAGGACATTCTGGTTGCGGCCATGCACATCAGCAATTACCTTGAATACCTTGGGGAAGGCAGTCTCATCGTCACGCCCGGCGACCGCTCGGACATCGTTCTTGCCAGCCTGGCATCGCGCCTGTCCTCTTCCTATCCTGACATTTCCGGCATCGTACTCACCGGCGGACTGCAACCGCCAGCCAACGTACACAGGCTCATCGAAGGCTGGACCGGGGTTCCCGTACCCATCCTTTCTGTTCCGGGGCATACATACAAAAGCGCCCAGATACTCAACGGCCTGCACGGCACCATCGACCCGGAAAACCCCATGAAGATCGCCTCGGCCCTGGGGTTATTCGAATCCTGCGTCAATACCGAGGAGCTTCGCTCACGCATGGTTTCCACGGAATCACGGCGAATCACACCCCTCATGTTCGAATACACACTCATCGAAAAGGCCAAGATCAAACGCCAGCGCATCGTACTGCCCGAAGGTTCCAGCAACCGCATTCTGGAAGCCACGGACATCCTTACCCGACGCGGCGTCGCGCAAATCATCCTGCTGGGCGATCCCGATGCAGTGCGCAAACAGGCCTCGGACATCGGTGCCAACCTCGGCGACGCTCAGATCATAGACCCCGCAAAATCCGAACACTTCGACGATTATGTCAGAACATACATGGAGGCCAGAAAACACAAGGGAGTTACCCGCGACACGGCCCATGACCGCATGAGCGATCCCACCTATTTCGCCACCATGATGGTTCACAAGGGACATGCGGACGGCATGGTCTCCGGCTCCATCACCACCACGGCCCAGACAATCCGTCCGGCCTTCGAATTCGTCAAGACCAAGCCCGGAGCAAGCATTGTCTCCTCGGTTTTCCTCATGTGCCAGAACGACCGGGTACTGGTGTACGGCGACTGCGCCGTAAATCCCAATCCCGGCGCGGAACAGCTGGCTGAAATTGCCATCAACTCTGCGGAAACTGCATCCATTTTCGGCATTGATCCGAAGGTGGCCATGCTCTCCTATTCCACAGGAGATTCCGGCACAGGCGCTGATGTGGAAAAAGTCATCGAAGCCACACGGATGGCCCGTGAAAAGGCACCGCAACTCGCGATTGAAGGCCCCCTGCAATACGATGCGGCCATCGACCCGGAAGTGGCCAGCACCAAACTTCCGGGCAGCACGGTGGCCGGCCACGCGACCGTGTTCATCTTCCCGGACCTCAACACCGGCAACAACACGTACAAGGCCGTACAGCGCTCGGTTCCCGGCTCCGTGGCCATCGGCCCGGTTCTGCAGGGCCTGAACAAGCCGGTCAACGACCTCTCCAGGGGCTGCACCGTGCGCGACATCGTCAACACGGTCGCCATCACGGCCATCCAGTCTCAGGCAGAGGCCGCAAACAAGGATGCATGA